The sequence TCCCATTCGACATTGCGGAAATTGGCGATCCGGGCAGTAATATTGCGTCCGAGCACATTTACCGTGACGGTGTCGCCGAGCTTGAGCCCGAGCTCGGCCGCCTCTTCCGCGGAGAAGGAGACGAGCGGCTCTCCACTGTAATCCCCCGGCCACCAGGCTCCTTCGGTGAGCGTCGAGCCCTCTGGGCTGTTCCTCGCATAGGTAATGCCGCGGTCTCCGCGCAGCACCCATTGACCGCCGGGCGGAACGTTGCGGCTGTTCACGTCTTCGCCGTTGAGCGCGATGATCCGGCCGCGCAGCATCGGCACTTCGACGACCTTGCCCTTCGGCATCGCTCGACCGAGCAATGACCGAAAACCGTCGATCTCGCTACCCTGGATGTCGACGAAGAAAAAGTTGGGCGCACGCTCCGCCATATTGCCGGAGAGTTCGCGCCGGAGATTGCCGTCGATGAGCGCCAGCGTCACGAGAAGCGCGAGGCCGAGGCCGAGTGACAGAACGACCGACGGCGTCAGTGCGCCTGGCCGATGAATATTGCCGATCGCCAGCCTCAAAGCGGGCGAGTTCACGCGCGGGCTGCGCCGCGCGAGCCATGATATCAGGAGCGACACCCCGCGCAGCATAATAAAGGCAAAGGCGACTGCGCCGAGAAAGATCAGCGAAATCGAACGGTCGTAGGCCGTCCAGACGGCAAGCCCAGCGAGTGCCGCGAGGCAGATCAGAGCGCCAGTCAGATAGGGCCAGGCGGGAAAGCCGGTCGGCTCAAATCCCTGCTGCCGGAAAAGCGCGGTGGCCGGCACCCGGCGCGCGCGGCCGAGCGGCAGAACCGCGAAGGCGAGCGCCGTCAACAAGCCGAACAGCGCCGCAAGACCGAGCGCCGAAGGATAGAGCCGGAACGATGTCGGGAGCGGCAGCACGTCGGCGAGAAACTGGGCGGCGACGAAGGGGATCAGCGCGCCGAGCACGAGACCGAATGCAATGCCGATCAGCGCGATCATCAGGATCTGCGCAAGATAGATCGTGGCGACCAGGGATGCCGGAGCGCCCAGGCACTTGAATGTCGCGATCACGCTGCGCTTGCCGTCCAGATAAGCCCGTACCGCGTTGGCGACACCGACGCCGCCGACGATCAGAGCGGTCAGGCCGACGAGGGTCAGGAATTGGGAGAAACGGGTGATGTTCGCCGTCAGCGACGGGGCGGCATTGCCACTTGTCCGGATCGACCAGCCGGCGGCCGGAAAGCGAGCCTCCGCAACGGCACGAACGGACGCGACCTGTGCAGGGTCTGCCAGCTTCACCTTGTAAGTGTGCTCGACAAGACTGCCGGTCTGCACCAGCCCGGAGGCGGAAAGCGCTTCGGCAGATATCATCAGCCGCGGAGCAAAGCCGAATCCGTCGGAAAGGGCGTCCGGCTCGCGGACGACCGTGGCATTGATCCTGATCCGTGCATTGCCGAGCAGGATTTCGCCTCCCGGAGCAATGCCGAGGCGCTCCAGGAGCAGAGGTGCTGCGGCGGCGCCGAAGACCTCACCCTGCTTCGATAATAGTTCGGCAAGCGGCTTTGCCGGTTCGCTTTCGAGAATGCCGTATAACGGGTAGGTGCGATCGACGGCCTTCAACTCCACTAAGGCCTGATTCGACCCGTCGGGAAGCCGCGCCATGGAACGCAGGCCCGATGAAACCGCAACGCTGCCCAGGCTGTCGAGGAAAGCGCGTTCGTCGCCCGTTGCCACGCGATTGTTGAGTTCAAAGCGAATGTCGCCGGCGAGAAGCTCCTGGCCCTGCGAAGCGATGGTCGCGCTGATCGATTGCGACAACGAATTGACGCCGGCGATGGCGGCCGTGCCGAGCGCTATGCAGGCGAGAAAAATATAGAAGCCCCGAAGCCCACCGCGCATTTCGCGCAGGGCGAGGCGGAGGGCGAGGAACAGGCGAAGGCGGTTGACGGCGCTTGCCTCGCTCATGCCGATGCTGCCCCCTGGCGAATCGAGGCGGACAGCGGCTCGGCTTCACCGCCCGAGACGATTTCGCCGGAACGCATCCGCACCTGTCGCGCGCAGCGGCCGGCGAGCGCAGCGTCATGTGTCACGAGGATCAGCGTCGTGCCGCGCTCGCGCTGCTCGGCAAAGAGCAAGTCGGCGATCTGCCGGCCGGTTTCGGCGTCCAGATTACCCGTCGGCTCGTCGGCGATCAGCAGCTTCGGCGAAGGCGCGAGCGCCCGAGCGATCGCCACGCGCTGCTGCTCACCGCCGGAAAGCTGCCCGGGATAGTGCGTCAGGCGCTCTCCGAGCCCGACCGCGACAAGCTCCCGGCGGGCGATATCGAAGGCGTTGCGGACGTTTGCGAGCTCCAACGGCACCGCGACGTTCTCGAGCGCGGTCATATTCGGGATGAGGTGAAAGGACTGGAAGACGATGCCGACATTGCGCCCGCGAAAATCGGCGAGCTTGTCCTCGCTCAAGCGGTGCAGGGATGTGCCGTCGATGACGATCTCGCCGCCGTCGAGTTGTTCGAGCCCGGCCAGGACCATCAGCAGTGTCGACTTTCCCGATCCGGAAGGACCGACGATGCCGACGGACTCGCCGGCGTCGATCGTAAGACTGACGCCCTTCAGCACATGTACCGAGGCCGCGGCCTCGCCGAGGGTCA is a genomic window of Sinorhizobium numidicum containing:
- a CDS encoding ABC transporter permease, producing MSEASAVNRLRLFLALRLALREMRGGLRGFYIFLACIALGTAAIAGVNSLSQSISATIASQGQELLAGDIRFELNNRVATGDERAFLDSLGSVAVSSGLRSMARLPDGSNQALVELKAVDRTYPLYGILESEPAKPLAELLSKQGEVFGAAAAPLLLERLGIAPGGEILLGNARIRINATVVREPDALSDGFGFAPRLMISAEALSASGLVQTGSLVEHTYKVKLADPAQVASVRAVAEARFPAAGWSIRTSGNAAPSLTANITRFSQFLTLVGLTALIVGGVGVANAVRAYLDGKRSVIATFKCLGAPASLVATIYLAQILMIALIGIAFGLVLGALIPFVAAQFLADVLPLPTSFRLYPSALGLAALFGLLTALAFAVLPLGRARRVPATALFRQQGFEPTGFPAWPYLTGALICLAALAGLAVWTAYDRSISLIFLGAVAFAFIMLRGVSLLISWLARRSPRVNSPALRLAIGNIHRPGALTPSVVLSLGLGLALLVTLALIDGNLRRELSGNMAERAPNFFFVDIQGSEIDGFRSLLGRAMPKGKVVEVPMLRGRIIALNGEDVNSRNVPPGGQWVLRGDRGITYARNSPEGSTLTEGAWWPGDYSGEPLVSFSAEEAAELGLKLGDTVTVNVLGRNITARIANFRNVEWESLSINFVMVFSPNTFAGAPHAWLATIIDSGATAAEEAAVLKAVTNTYPTITSVRVKDALDIVNTLLGQLATAIRAAAAVALIASVLVLAGALAAGNRARIHDAVVLKTLGATRATLIRAFSYEYIILGFATAVFALFAGAASAWFVVSRVMTLPSSFLPDVAVATIVVALVMTVGIGLAGTWRILGQKAAPVLREL
- a CDS encoding ABC transporter ATP-binding protein; this encodes MARTIIELKNADLTLGEAAASVHVLKGVSLTIDAGESVGIVGPSGSGKSTLLMVLAGLEQLDGGEIVIDGTSLHRLSEDKLADFRGRNVGIVFQSFHLIPNMTALENVAVPLELANVRNAFDIARRELVAVGLGERLTHYPGQLSGGEQQRVAIARALAPSPKLLIADEPTGNLDAETGRQIADLLFAEQRERGTTLILVTHDAALAGRCARQVRMRSGEIVSGGEAEPLSASIRQGAASA